Proteins co-encoded in one Methylobacterium sp. WL1 genomic window:
- the oxc gene encoding oxalyl-CoA decarboxylase — translation MTALAKIVQTAPEIEAEPDLTDGFHLVIDALKLNGIETIYGVPGIPITDLGRMAQAAGMRVVSFRHEQHAGNAAAIAGFLTQKPGICLTVSAPGFLNGLTALANATTNCFPMILISGSSEREIVDLQQGDYEEMDQLAIAKPLCKAAFRVLHAADIGIGVARAIRAACSGRPGGVYLDLPAKLFSQVMEAEAGRKSLVKVIDPAPAQRPAPDAIARALDVLKNARRPLIVLGKGAAYAQADDAIRSLVETSGIPYVPMSMAKGLLPDTHPLSAGAARSTALKDSDVVLLIGARLNWLLSHGKGKSWGEPGSTKFIQIDIEPREMDSNVEIVAPVVGDIASCVQALLDGMGQGWQQPPADWIDTLKAKREANIAKMAPKLMSNASPMTFHAALGALRTIVKERPDAILVNEGANTLDLARGIIDMYQARKRLDVGTWGIMGIGMGFAVAAAIETGKPVLCVEGDSAFGFSGMEVETVCRYGLPICIVVFNNNGIYRGTDSDPTGRDPATTVFVKDSRYDKMMEAFGGDGYHVTSPDELTRAVNAAMDSGRPSLINAVIDPAAGSESGNIGSLNPQSGIKKKAV, via the coding sequence ATGACCGCACTGGCAAAGATCGTACAGACCGCCCCCGAGATCGAGGCCGAGCCGGATCTCACCGACGGCTTCCACCTCGTCATCGACGCGCTCAAGCTCAACGGCATCGAGACGATCTACGGCGTCCCGGGCATCCCGATCACCGATCTCGGCCGCATGGCCCAGGCCGCGGGGATGCGGGTCGTGTCGTTCCGGCACGAGCAGCATGCGGGCAACGCCGCCGCGATCGCGGGCTTCCTCACCCAGAAGCCGGGCATCTGCCTCACGGTTTCGGCACCGGGCTTCCTGAACGGCCTCACGGCGCTGGCCAACGCCACCACCAATTGCTTCCCGATGATCCTGATCTCGGGCTCCTCTGAGCGCGAGATCGTCGATCTTCAGCAGGGCGACTACGAGGAGATGGACCAGCTCGCCATCGCCAAGCCCCTGTGCAAGGCGGCCTTCCGGGTGCTGCATGCCGCCGATATCGGCATCGGCGTCGCCCGGGCGATCCGTGCGGCCTGCTCGGGGAGGCCCGGCGGCGTCTATCTCGACCTGCCGGCCAAGCTGTTCTCGCAGGTGATGGAGGCCGAGGCCGGCCGGAAGTCGCTGGTGAAGGTGATCGATCCGGCTCCGGCCCAGCGCCCTGCCCCCGACGCCATCGCCCGGGCGCTCGACGTGCTGAAAAATGCCCGCCGTCCGCTGATCGTGCTCGGCAAGGGCGCCGCCTACGCCCAGGCCGACGACGCGATCCGCAGCCTCGTGGAGACCAGCGGCATCCCGTACGTGCCGATGAGCATGGCCAAGGGCCTGTTACCCGACACGCACCCGCTCTCGGCCGGCGCCGCACGCTCGACGGCGCTGAAGGATTCGGACGTGGTGCTGCTGATCGGCGCCCGGCTGAACTGGCTGCTGTCGCACGGCAAGGGCAAGAGCTGGGGCGAGCCGGGCTCGACCAAGTTCATCCAGATCGACATCGAGCCGCGCGAGATGGATTCGAACGTCGAAATCGTGGCGCCCGTGGTCGGCGACATCGCGTCCTGCGTGCAGGCGCTGCTGGACGGCATGGGCCAGGGCTGGCAGCAGCCCCCGGCCGACTGGATCGACACGCTCAAGGCGAAGCGCGAGGCGAACATCGCCAAGATGGCGCCCAAGCTCATGAGCAACGCCTCGCCCATGACCTTCCATGCCGCGCTCGGCGCCCTGCGGACCATCGTGAAGGAGCGGCCCGACGCGATCCTGGTCAACGAAGGCGCCAACACCCTCGACCTCGCCCGGGGCATCATCGACATGTACCAGGCGCGCAAGCGCCTGGATGTCGGCACCTGGGGCATCATGGGCATCGGCATGGGCTTCGCCGTCGCCGCCGCGATCGAGACCGGAAAGCCGGTCCTGTGCGTGGAGGGCGACAGCGCCTTCGGCTTCTCCGGCATGGAGGTCGAGACGGTCTGCCGGTACGGGCTGCCGATCTGCATCGTCGTGTTCAACAACAACGGCATCTACCGCGGCACCGATTCAGACCCGACCGGGCGCGACCCGGCCACCACGGTGTTCGTCAAGGATTCCCGCTACGACAAGATGATGGAGGCGTTCGGCGGCGACGGCTATCACGTCACCTCGCCGGACGAGTTGACCCGTGCGGTCAACGCCGCGATGGATTCCGGGCGGCCCTCGCTCATCAACGCCGTGATCGACCCGGCCGCCGGCAGCGAGAGCGGCAATATCGGCAGCCTCAACCCGCAGAGCGGGATCAAGAAGAAGGCGGTGTGA